One Drosophila willistoni isolate 14030-0811.24 chromosome XL unlocalized genomic scaffold, UCI_dwil_1.1 Seg142, whole genome shotgun sequence genomic window, TTAAATTGCTATTAttccaaagaaaataaagtaagtcgtctcgccgacttctctataccatgcaccaagtaatataaatgttttcaatttataagttttaatttaaaatatataattcgCACATATTGACAACTTATATTAGTttgacaaatttaatttaattgcctTAGCTAAGCAGTTGCAGGAGACGATAGCTTTTTATCGAACCACGAAGGCGAAAGTTTACATACCAAAGTTGGTTTACTCTAACACTCAGTTCAGAGTGGGAAGGGGGCGGGACGAAACTTTGAAAGAAACTTCATCTATCTGCACACTACAAGTGACTATATTGCGAGTTTGTTGGCTTTATCTCTTCTAGTTTTTGAGATCCAGTTGTTTATATAGACGGACTTAGACCGACTGACAAGGCTAGATCGGTTCAGCTGCTGATGCTGatcaaacaaatatataccTTTTAGAAAGTATCGAGACAAACACATTTCAAGTTTTTCGTTAAACTCAAACTAGAAGGGTAGACAGGGCACAATAAAGATCTCAAATTTCTATTTGAATTTGTTCTATCCGATTTTCtcgtttattttatttacagtTTCATTGTGTATATTAGTGTGATTGGATGGCATGGAAGTCAAAGCACACCCACGCCTCCTTTTATGGATCAAATAACCCCAACGACTGCTTCATCGCCAGTATTGAAAATGCCAAAGATTACCAGCGAATTCCGAGCCGGACGAATATACGAGTCATTTCGAGCTCTGCCATCGGTTAAGCCAACTCCGCAGATGCTGACCATGCTAAGTAGGAGTCGGAGTGTACGTTTTGCCAATGGCTCAGAACCGTTCGCATACCGTTCGATGTCTGCGGATATGCTTAGCCGGAATATTTCGATACTTCTGGAGAACCTATTAAAGCATTATGAACAGTCACAACTGCCAACTCATGGACAGGGATTGCCAACTGTGGTGCGGACTAATATACTTATTCGTAGCATGGGCCCTGTTTCAGAACTCGATATGGACTACTCAATGGACTGCTATTTCAGGCAATATTGGCGCGACAAGCGGCTGAGCTTCAAGGGGCCCATTAAGAGTCTGTCCCTCAGTATCAAGATGCTAGACAAAATCTGGCGACCGGACACATATTTTTATAATGGCAAACACTCACATATACACACGATAACCGTGCCAAATAAACTTCTCCGACTGGACCAGGATGGTGGAATATTATATTCCATGCGGTAGGCTTTTAACAGTATTAcctaattttaatatatgaGAAACAAATCTGATCTCTGCTGCAGTTTAACCATCAAAGCTACTTGCCCCATGGAGCTGAAAAACTTTCCAATGGATAGACAATCCTGTCCACTCGTCATTGGAAGCTGTAAATATAAATGACCAACCAGGTCATTTGCTTCATATAAAGGACTTGAATTTTGACCTCGTTCTTGCAGATGGCTACACCAACCAGCAATTGGTTTACGAATGGAAGAACCAAGATGATGCCGTTTCCTTTGTGCCGGGCATGACCCTTAACCAATTTGATCTGATCAGCATGATGCATCGCAATTTCACATCCACCAGACGTGAAGGTGACTTTTCCGTTTTGCATGTTGCGTTCAATCTTAAACGGCATACAGGCTACTTTCTAATTCAGGTAAAATCAATTACTAAAACTAAATACAGCGTAGTTATTCGAAATAAGTACATTACCTAGAAAACCCAATAAACCGATTCATCTAAAAGTAGAATATTTGGGTGTCAAAAACGACCCAAAATAGTTATGACAGGCAGTAGAAAACAGTCCGATCACTCCGTATTTGAATCAATGAATTAATAATCTGAGTATCTTTTGTTTGCCGCTTTTCCGACATTAAAATTGTAAGCACTGATGAAACTGTCCATGCTCtggtcctcggtagatgagttgtctaagtggcccagtcaattaggcaactgaacaacgaggatccgaatttgaatcccaggctagtgtatggatgtagttttcgtgtAAGCCGAAAGCCTTAGTTGGCAGTGCTTGTAAAacatagttaggttgatagtttgcAACTTTATTCTATacttattataataataatagtccAAGTTCTGCCTTTTTTTCTAAGCCCTGCTGAAAATCCCCCCGCCACACCGTTAGCCTTTTTCTAACGTCAATATTTTAGGCATTGATGGAATAGAAATAAACCTCTATCGTAAATAGTGCAAGGTTGTACTTAGTATTTATGAAAATGTCCCTGCTTTACCGTCAGTTTTGTAAGCACTGATGAAAATATAACTACCCCACCTTCAAAACCTTGTAAGGCATATTGTAAGCACTGATTTGACTAAGTAAGTCCTCAGTTAGCTCGATTTAGTAGGCAAGAGTCTGGGTTGGTGGCTCAGCAAATAGACGTCTTGCAATGAGACTTGGGAGCGAGTCCCGATGCTTTTAATGCGATGTGGGTTTTGAATCGTTTAAACAGAAATATTAAAGTATGAGTACTAAGCTGCTTACTTTTCAATAGTAAGTGGTCACATTTCAGCTTACTCTCCCTTAACACTAATTGATTACGTTATAGCTTACTTTTTTCCAATAGTATTCGATTACTTTGTAACTCATTTTGTCAGAAATAACCGTGTCTGTAATCTGTAAATTCATTAGGCAAACTGCGTTCCTTATGCATTGTCAAACTTTATGTAGGTTATATCCAAAGTTTGCGCCAGACttaatgaatttatttgtattttcttaTTGGCAATTGAAGGTCTACGTGCCCTGCATTCTAATTGTGGTACTGTCGTGGGTCTCGTTTTGGATACATCGTGAGGCCACCAGCGATCGCGTAGGCCTTTGTGTGACAGCTGTCCTAACACTTTCGACCATTAGTCTGGACTCCCGAACTGATCTGCCAAAGGTGAAGTACGCCACAGCGCTTGATTGGTTTCTCCTCATGAGCTTCCTCTACTGCATTGCCACATTATTGGAGTTTGCGGGAGTCCACTATTTCACTAAGTTGGGGAGCGGCGAAATTCCCCGCGTGGATGACGAATGGGAGGATATTGGCGCAGTCAGTCTTTCTGAGGCCCATGCTAGTGACACGGGGGCAGATGCCAGTCACGTGGGTGTCGAAAGTGATGATCACCAGGACGATATTAGTGAAGGGATTAATTCTGACAGcgatgtttgtgtgtgtgctgagCACGATGTAGTTGGACTTGAATGCGAGCTACCATTACCAGCATCACTGAATGGGAATGCCAGCACTTTTCGCAAACGCAATGCCCTCATCTGCCCCATCTACAATGTACGTTTGTATGCTACTTACACAAGATCTACTTACACTGATGGCAAACTGTGTTTTCTAACTATTAACAGGATCCCTATATTTTTCCCAAATCTACATCTCACGCCTCGACCATGGAGCGAACCACCCAAACCGAGCCACCAGTAGTGTCACGTAAGCACCAAGTTTGGCTCTGCCTCAAGGGCGACAACAAGTTTCGAAAGCAACGCGAACGAGACGCTGCCGCCGAGAAGAGTGGCCAAGGACGTGGGGCCACCTATGTGAATAGGGTCTCCCTAATCGACCGAGTCTCACGCATCGCTTTTCCCATGTCATTCGCCCTGTTTAATCTATTGTATTGGCTGGCCTACGGGATGTATAAAAAGGAATTCTCTTGGTCATCTATTAAAGCGTAGAGTTTTACCCACTGTACTGCGAAACATActattgattattattatttatccAGTTCCAGTTGCACAcattaaaaatacatacaaatttcTACAATTGGGTAATAATCTCGCCTGACTTGATgaagcaaaataaaatcataCATTTGTTTAAACTTTTAAATGTGTAATCTTGAACTTTAAAGAATTGAAGTTATCTATAAGAACATAAAATGCAGGTAAACCCTTAAACAATGATATGATTCAAAGTAATTCCAAGTAATGGCAAAATAATTTTACCaaatattactcatacgcaGAGTATGACAAATAAGCTCACCTCA contains:
- the LOC6652904 gene encoding gamma-aminobutyric acid receptor subunit alpha-6; its protein translation is MLTLKRPVWLFACFIVYISVIGWHGSQSTPTPPFMDQITPTTASSPVLKMPKITSEFRAGRIYESFRALPSVKPTPQMLTMLSRSRSVRFANGSEPFAYRSMSADMLSRNISILLENLLKHYEQSQLPTHGQGLPTVVRTNILIRSMGPVSELDMDYSMDCYFRQYWRDKRLSFKGPIKSLSLSIKMLDKIWRPDTYFYNGKHSHIHTITVPNKLLRLDQDGGILYSMRLTIKATCPMELKNFPMDRQSCPLVIGSYGYTNQQLVYEWKNQDDAVSFVPGMTLNQFDLISMMHRNFTSTRREGDFSVLHVAFNLKRHTGYFLIQVYVPCILIVVLSWVSFWIHREATSDRVGLCVTAVLTLSTISLDSRTDLPKVKYATALDWFLLMSFLYCIATLLEFAGVHYFTKLGSGEIPRVDDEWEDIGAVSLSEAHASDTGADASHVGVESDDHQDDISEGINSDSDVCVCAEHDVVGLECELPLPASLNGNASTFRKRNALICPIYNDPYIFPKSTSHASTMERTTQTEPPVVSRKHQVWLCLKGDNKFRKQRERDAAAEKSGQGRGATYVNRVSLIDRVSRIAFPMSFALFNLLYWLAYGMYKKEFSWSSIKA